GTTATAGAATTGACCGGCTCCCGGAATGATCGAAAGTAATGCGGCGTTCCGAGCATGATTGGTCGGTTTTTCCGGACGTTGTTCCGGCGTTTTAGGGTTCGCGATTGAAGCCATCCTCAATTTCTCCTTTCAATTTGAGCAAATCAATCGAGCAAGCGTTTGCTCAATTCTAGAAAATGAGGGGGAACGCCAGTCGGCGTACCCCATCATTTCATATCCTTATTGGTTGTTTGCTTGGATTTGTTGCTCGATGACTTTAACAGCATCGTCAGCTGATTTTTGTGCATCTTGCTTGCCAGTTGCTACGAGCTGAAGTGCTTGTGCCATTGGCTCCCAAACTTGTCCCATTTCAGGAATGTTAGGCATTGGGATTGCGTTCGTCGCTTGATCGAATACCGCTTTCGCAACTTCGTTCGACGTGATTGTCTCGTTCGACTCGAGTGCTGCTACTGGTGGGATCTCGTTGTAAGCTTCAAACATCTTCAATGCGTTCTCTTCGTTCGTAAGTTCTGCGAGGAACATTTCAGCCCACTCTTGGTTTTCTGTGTAAGCAGAAAGTGCGTATGTCTTCACGCCCATGAACGTCTTGATTGGCTCACCGTTTGGAAGTGTCGGCAATGCAGACGCTCCAAGGTTGACGCCGGCATCTTCGTAACCATCTACGGCCCATGGTCCGTTCATGACTGTGTGTGCTTTCTTCTCAGTGAAGAGTTGGTCCATCGCTTGGCCACCAGACTCGCCGATCAACCCTTTAGGGAAGAGGCCTTCTTGGTACCATTTGCCGATGTAGTCGAAGCCTTCAACTGCGCCTTCGTTGTTCAAACCGACGTCGGTTGGGTCGAGCGCGCCGCCGTCTTCTTTGAAGACGTAACCGCCGAAGCCAGCCACTACACCGTGAGCGAAGTAGAAGTTATCCCAAAGACCGAGGAAGCCGTACTCGCCTTTGTCTTTAAGATCTGTAGACAACTTGTACAAGTCGTCCATTGAAGTAGGAGCTTCTGATACCAAATCCTTGTTGTACATGAGGACTGGTGTTTCAACTGATTTCGGATAGCCGTAAGCTTGTCCGTCGAACATAACAGCCGATTTCGAAGCGTCTGTGAACGCTTCAAGTGCGCCTTCATCCGTAATTGGAGCCAAGTGACCTTGATCAGCGATCGTTCCGATTTGGTCGTGTGGTACGAGAACGATATCAGGACCTTTACCAGCTGGGCCATCAAGCGCCAACTTGTCTTTTTGATCCGTCATTTGAACTTCAACGACTTCAACTGCGACGCCGTGTTCTTCTTCAAACGCCTTCGCAACTTCTTTCGTCGTTTCCGACTTTTCAATATCTTCCCAAATTACGATTTTTTCTGGCTTGTTCTCGCTAGAAGAACCGCCTTCGTTAGTAGAACCATTGTCCGTACCGCCACCACATGCAGCAAGTGCACCGAAAGCGAATACTGCCGTTGAAAGTCCTGCTACCATTTTTTTCATCTTCATGATGAAAAACCTCCCCAAGGAAATAGTATGGTCAGATTTGCGCAATCGCACTGACCTACTGATTTTAATCGACTCCGCTACAGAATCAGTAGGTTAGTGAAAACGTTTGCATCCTCACCTCAATTTTTATTATACAGTTGTGTAAGCGTTTTACAAGTCTTTTTTTTCGCTTTTTTTATTGTGGTTGTCCCATTTATCTCTTTTTGAATTATTTATGACCCTATTTCGCAAAAAATGACGAATCAGGCGATTGACAAAATGTAAACGCTTTATTACCCTTTGCTTGAGCAAACGTTTTCACAACTGTTGTTTCTTTTCTGAACAGACAGTGTAAAATGGTTATAACCCTTAATAGAGAAAGGAATTCAAACCCATGATCAAAGAAGCCATCTACCACCGCGCCATGTCCCCTTTCGTGTACAAGTATGACCGAGAAACGATACATATTCGCTTCCATACGAAAAGAAATGATATCCAATCTGTTGACTTAATTTGGAACGACCCATACGACTGGCACTCGGAAGACCCGGCCATGTGGAATTTCGACCCGGACAAGCCGAGCTTTTGGCGCACGTTCGAGACACCGATGGAAAAAATCGGCCATGATGATCAATACGACTATTGGTTCATCGCCATCAAACCGCCATTCCGCCGCCTCCGTTACGGCTTCCGGCTCCATGACGGCAATGAGACGGCCGTCTATACGGAAAAAGGTTGGTTCGAAGATAAACCGCTCGACGACACGGGCTACTATTTCTGCATCCCGTTCATCAACCCGGTCGACATCTTCCACGCCCCATCGTGGGTGAAGGACACAGTCTGGTATCAAATCTTCCCGGACCGGTTCGCGAACGGTGACCCTTCTAACGATCCCGAAGGCACGCTCCCATGGAATAGTACCGAACCGACGATCACGAACTTCTTCGGCGGCGACTTCCAAGGGATCATCGACCATATTGACCATATCGTCGATCTAGGGATCACCGGGATTTACTTCTGCCCGATCTTCAAAGCGACGACGAACCATAAATACGACACGCTCGATTATATGGAAATCGATCCGCAGTTCGGAACGAAAGAGCAGTTCAAACAACTCGTCGATCTTCTCCACGAGAACGGTATCAAAGTCATGCTCGACGCCGTCTTCAACCATGTCGGCTACAACCACCCTTGGTTCTTAGACGTCGTCGAAAAAGGACCACAGTCAGAGTACCGTGACTGGTTCTATCTTCGTGACTTCCCGATCGAGACGACGCCGAAGCCGAACTACGACACGTTCGCGTTCGAGAAGAACATGCCGAAGATCAATACGGAGCACCCGGCGTTGAAAGCTTATCTATTAGAAGTGGCCCGGTACTGGGTCGAAGAATTCGGCATCGACGGGTGGCGGTTAGACGTGGCCAACGAGGTTGATCACGCGTTCTGGCGCGATTTCCGTAAAACGGTCAAACAAGCGAATCCGGATGCGTACATCCTCGGTGAGATTTGGCACGATGCCCAGCCATGGCTCAAAGGTGACCAGTTCGATGCGGTCATGAACTATCCGTTTACGAACGCGAGCCTCAACTATTTCGCGCTCGACCGGACGTCCGCTTCCGAGTTTCGCAATGAGTTGACACGCGTCGAGATGATGAACACGACGAACGTGAACGAAGTGACGTTCAACTTGATCGACTCGCACGACACCCCGCGCGCCCTCACTCGGGCAAAAGGACATAAAGGGAAGTTCAAGTTGCTCATGACGTCGATGCTCACGTACACAGGAAGCCCATGCATCTATTACGGGGACGAGATCGGCCTCGAAGGTGAACAAGATCCGGGTTGCCGCCGTTGTATGCCGTGGGACGAAGCCGAAGAAGACCGCGAATTGTTCCGCTATGTGCAGAAATTGATTCGACTCCGCAAAGAGCATCCGGTGCTCGCGAACGGCGGCTCGTATCGTTTCAATCTCGTCGACGATGAGGATAACGCCCTCATCATCGAGCGTTGTACGAAAGATGAGACGTATTTGATATACTTCAATAACTCTGATTCCGTATCGAAACTTAACCCGCTCGGCCATACCGGAAGCGCTTACGACTTGCTGCGCGACCGGGATGTAGACTCGCTCGAAGTCGAGCTCGCACCGTACAGCGCCACGATTTTAAAAATGAAATAAATTCCGTTTTGCACCCGTTTCGGCGGGTGTTTTTTTTGTTGAAAATAATTTGCCAAATCCCTTTCTTTTTCATTTCAAAAGGAGTAACATGACCCTTGTGATTTTGACAACGTAAATATTTCATATAGAGAATTGTAGAAACAAGGGAGAATACAACATGCCGACAAAAGACACCGAACAGCTCAGTTTATTTAAAATCTCGTGGCCGATTTTCATCGAACTCGCACTTCATATGGGGACCGGGATCATCGCCACGCTCATGCTCGCCCATTACTCCGATGCTGCCGCTTCCGCGGTCGGCGTCGCCAACCAAATCTTGAACGTCTTCTTAATCGTCTTCAGCGTGACCTCGGTCGGTGCGACCATCTTGATCGGTCAAGCGATCGGCGCCAATCGGATGAAGAAGAGCCGTGACTTCGCCCGTTCCGCCGTCAGCTTGAACATGTGGCTCGGCGTGCTCATGGTCGCGGTCGTCTTCTTGTTCGGTGAGACGTTCCTCCGTTTGTTCGGCTTATCGGATGAGCTGTTCGACCATGGCCTGTTATTTTTGCAGATTGTCGGGTTGTCGCTGTTCACCGAAGCGCTCATCATGGCGCTCAGTTCCGTCCTCCGGAGCCACGGGATGACGAAGCACGCGATGCTCGCGACACTTCTCATCGATATCATCACAGCTGCCGGGGCGATGCTCGCCGTCATGGGCTGGTTCGGTCTCCCGGTCACGGGTGTCGCCGGCGTCGCATGGGCCATCGTCATCGCCCGCTTCTCAGCCATGGTGCTATTGTTCTGGATCGTCAAGAAGCGGCTCATGCTCCGCTTCCCGCTCAAGGAATTGATTCGTCCGAAACGTGACGACATTCGCGCCTTGCTCCAAATCGGCGTACCATCAGCCGGAGAGAACTTGTCATATCAGTTCTCGCAAATCATCATCACCGGTTTCATCGCCACGATGGGCGAGGCTTCCCTCGCCGCGCGGGTATACGTCATGAACTTGTCGATGCTCGCCTTCTTGTTCACGGTCGCCGTCGCGCAAGGGACGCAATTACTGATTGCCCGTGACATCGGCGGGAAACGATTTAAAGAAGCGTATACCCGCGCCGTTAAGACATTGAAGATTGCCATGTTCGCTTCACTCGTGGCGTCGCTCGGACTCGCCGTCTTCGGCAAGTCGCTGCTCGGCTTGTTCACATCGAACCCGGATATCATCGCCGTCGGGGTGCCGATTTTATGGGCGACGCTCATCCTTGAGCCAGGTCGCGCCATGAACATCGTGTTGATGGGATCGCTCAAGTCGGTCGGCGACGTTCGCTTCCCGGTCATGATCGGGATCGCCTCGATGTGGGGCGTTGCCGTCGTCTTCAGTTATTTGTTCGGACTCCAAATGGGACTCGGCGTCCTCGGCATTTGGCTCGCCTTCTCGCTCGACGAGTGGTTCCGCGGTTTCTTCGCCTTCCGTCGTTGGAAATACGGCACGTGGCAACAAAAAGGCTTCCAGTTCGAACCGAAGCCAACTTCATAATCAACCAAAAAGAAGCGGTCGCTGTGACCGCTTCTTTTTTCATCGATTTAGAAACGCCTGCATCGCCTGCCGATGAACGTCCGTCTGACCACATTTTCGTTGCCAGATGATCTCTTGCTCGAGACCGTCCTCGAACGAGTCGGCCCGGAATAACGCCTTCATGCCTTGCACCGCCGTCGGTGACTTGGCTGCGAGCGTCTCGGCATAGGCCGTCAACCGCTCCAAGTACGCCTCATCCTCGACGAGCTCGGTGACGAGACCGAACGTTTCGGCCTGTTCGGCGTCAATCGTGCTGCCGCTCCACATCCAAGCGAGCGCGAGATCGGGCCGCATCAAGCGCCGTAAGTGATACGGACCCCCGGCATCGGCGACAAGGCCGATCTTGATGAAGGCGGAACTGAACTTCGTCGACCGGGCGACGAGACGGACGTCCGCCGCGAGCGCCAGACTGAGTCCCGCCCCCGCCACGACCCCGTGAATGCCGGCGATGATTGGTTTCGGACAGTCGGCAAGCGCCCGCACGAGCGGATGGTACACCTCTTCCAAATACACCCCATAGTCGGCGTCACTCTCAATCGTCAAGTCCTGTCCCGATGAGAAGGCACGCCCTTGCCCGACGAGCACGATGACGTGGACGGCCTCATCCGCCACAAGCTGCTCCATCGCTTCCCTCGCCTCACGAAGCAACGTCTCATTTAATGCGTTCAATTTTTCCGGCCGGTCCCATTTCAGCCAGCCGACCCCGTTCCGCTGTTCCAGTTGAATCGTTTCCATCCCATTTCCCCCTTTACTAAAATGAATCACTATTCATTTCTATATCGTTCATTCTGTTTCCTTCTTGTCATAGAAACTTTCCGAGTTCGATTGCCCGACGCTACCACTATTTGCTATTCTTAAAAGAGTCGTTCAACGAAAGGGTGGGGCTGATGCAACTGACGAATGCCGCAAGACAATTGAAACAACGGAACATCCCGTTCACGTACCACTCCTACGAAGTGGACGCGTCCGACGTCTCCGCCAAACATGTCGCCGCGTCACTCGGTAAACCGCTCGACCAGCTCTATAAAACAATTTGTCTCGAGAATGAGCAACGGCGCTACGCCTTCTTCCTCATCTCAGGAGATTTAGATATCGATTTGAAAGCGGCCGCGAAAGCCTGGGGCGCCAAAAAAGCCTCCCCTGTCCCGATGAAGGAGCTCGAAACGCTGACCGGCTACATCCGCGGCGGTGTCTCGCCAATCGGGGCGAAAAAACGGTTTCCTGTCTTCTTGCATGATAGTGCCAGACAAAAAGATACGATCATCATCTCGGCCGGCAAGCGCGGCTACCAACTCGAACTCACACCGACCGATTTGCTCCGGTTCACGGACGGTCACTGGTTCACTCAATGACAAAGAAAGATGGAGGCAATATCTATGTGGAAAGAACGAATCCGCTCATGGATTCCTAACTCGTTTACGTTCGGCAACTTGTTCTGCGGCGTCTTGGCGATCGTTTATGCGGCGCGCGGTGACTTCTCGAACGCGACGCTACTCATCATCATCGCCATGATGCTCGACAGTTTGGATGGACGGCTGGCCCGTATGCTCGGCGTGGCCGGTGATTTTGGAAAAGAACTCGACTCGCTCGCCGATGTCGTCACGTTCGGGGTCGCCCCGGCGCTTCTCGCCTACTATACGTTTTTCATCGATTACGGCAACTACGGTCTCTTCTTCGCCGCCTTGTTCCCGTTGTTCGGTGCTTACCGCTTGGCCCGCTTCAACTTGTCGGCGACGAACGTCACGGCCAGTTACTTCTCGGGTGTCCCGATCACCGCGGCCGGTGGCTTGCTCGCCGTCGTGACGACGGTCGGGGACCAGATCAACGAGTTGCTCACCCCGATCTTCTTCACGGGTCTCGCTCTGCTCATGGTCAGCCGTGTCCGCATCCCGAGCTTTAAAGACGTGCCGCTCCCGCGCCACTCGTTCATCATCACGGTCAGCCTCATCTACTTGACGTACATGATTTTTGCCCGGTGGAAAGAATGGCCATCGTTCTGGTTCATCGCCGTCACGTTCTATGTCTTATTCATCGCTTTCTCGTTCGTCAAAAAACGAAAACGGATGGCGAATTGACGGGTCCCTCTCGAGGGACTCTTTTTTTTGCATGCATTTATTAGACGCAAGCCGCAAACCTCTCTAGAATGAGAATAGAGGTGATGAAATGAAAGTGTATCCATGGATTTGGAAATGGTTTTTGGTTTGGTATGTCGTCGGGGTCGTCCTCGTCGGCTTTGATTTGTTGCCGAGTTGGCTCGAATGGGCAAACCCGGTCTTCTTATGGCTCGCCGGTCTCATCGGCGGTTGGGTGATTG
This sequence is a window from Exiguobacterium mexicanum. Protein-coding genes within it:
- a CDS encoding glycoside hydrolase family 13 protein gives rise to the protein MIKEAIYHRAMSPFVYKYDRETIHIRFHTKRNDIQSVDLIWNDPYDWHSEDPAMWNFDPDKPSFWRTFETPMEKIGHDDQYDYWFIAIKPPFRRLRYGFRLHDGNETAVYTEKGWFEDKPLDDTGYYFCIPFINPVDIFHAPSWVKDTVWYQIFPDRFANGDPSNDPEGTLPWNSTEPTITNFFGGDFQGIIDHIDHIVDLGITGIYFCPIFKATTNHKYDTLDYMEIDPQFGTKEQFKQLVDLLHENGIKVMLDAVFNHVGYNHPWFLDVVEKGPQSEYRDWFYLRDFPIETTPKPNYDTFAFEKNMPKINTEHPALKAYLLEVARYWVEEFGIDGWRLDVANEVDHAFWRDFRKTVKQANPDAYILGEIWHDAQPWLKGDQFDAVMNYPFTNASLNYFALDRTSASEFRNELTRVEMMNTTNVNEVTFNLIDSHDTPRALTRAKGHKGKFKLLMTSMLTYTGSPCIYYGDEIGLEGEQDPGCRRCMPWDEAEEDRELFRYVQKLIRLRKEHPVLANGGSYRFNLVDDEDNALIIERCTKDETYLIYFNNSDSVSKLNPLGHTGSAYDLLRDRDVDSLEVELAPYSATILKMK
- a CDS encoding enoyl-CoA hydratase/isomerase family protein, coding for METIQLEQRNGVGWLKWDRPEKLNALNETLLREAREAMEQLVADEAVHVIVLVGQGRAFSSGQDLTIESDADYGVYLEEVYHPLVRALADCPKPIIAGIHGVVAGAGLSLALAADVRLVARSTKFSSAFIKIGLVADAGGPYHLRRLMRPDLALAWMWSGSTIDAEQAETFGLVTELVEDEAYLERLTAYAETLAAKSPTAVQGMKALFRADSFEDGLEQEIIWQRKCGQTDVHRQAMQAFLNR
- the ybaK gene encoding Cys-tRNA(Pro) deacylase translates to MQLTNAARQLKQRNIPFTYHSYEVDASDVSAKHVAASLGKPLDQLYKTICLENEQRRYAFFLISGDLDIDLKAAAKAWGAKKASPVPMKELETLTGYIRGGVSPIGAKKRFPVFLHDSARQKDTIIISAGKRGYQLELTPTDLLRFTDGHWFTQ
- a CDS encoding MATE family efflux transporter, which encodes MPTKDTEQLSLFKISWPIFIELALHMGTGIIATLMLAHYSDAAASAVGVANQILNVFLIVFSVTSVGATILIGQAIGANRMKKSRDFARSAVSLNMWLGVLMVAVVFLFGETFLRLFGLSDELFDHGLLFLQIVGLSLFTEALIMALSSVLRSHGMTKHAMLATLLIDIITAAGAMLAVMGWFGLPVTGVAGVAWAIVIARFSAMVLLFWIVKKRLMLRFPLKELIRPKRDDIRALLQIGVPSAGENLSYQFSQIIITGFIATMGEASLAARVYVMNLSMLAFLFTVAVAQGTQLLIARDIGGKRFKEAYTRAVKTLKIAMFASLVASLGLAVFGKSLLGLFTSNPDIIAVGVPILWATLILEPGRAMNIVLMGSLKSVGDVRFPVMIGIASMWGVAVVFSYLFGLQMGLGVLGIWLAFSLDEWFRGFFAFRRWKYGTWQQKGFQFEPKPTS
- the pssA gene encoding CDP-diacylglycerol--serine O-phosphatidyltransferase, which produces MWKERIRSWIPNSFTFGNLFCGVLAIVYAARGDFSNATLLIIIAMMLDSLDGRLARMLGVAGDFGKELDSLADVVTFGVAPALLAYYTFFIDYGNYGLFFAALFPLFGAYRLARFNLSATNVTASYFSGVPITAAGGLLAVVTTVGDQINELLTPIFFTGLALLMVSRVRIPSFKDVPLPRHSFIITVSLIYLTYMIFARWKEWPSFWFIAVTFYVLFIAFSFVKKRKRMAN
- a CDS encoding extracellular solute-binding protein; this translates as MKMKKMVAGLSTAVFAFGALAACGGGTDNGSTNEGGSSSENKPEKIVIWEDIEKSETTKEVAKAFEEEHGVAVEVVEVQMTDQKDKLALDGPAGKGPDIVLVPHDQIGTIADQGHLAPITDEGALEAFTDASKSAVMFDGQAYGYPKSVETPVLMYNKDLVSEAPTSMDDLYKLSTDLKDKGEYGFLGLWDNFYFAHGVVAGFGGYVFKEDGGALDPTDVGLNNEGAVEGFDYIGKWYQEGLFPKGLIGESGGQAMDQLFTEKKAHTVMNGPWAVDGYEDAGVNLGASALPTLPNGEPIKTFMGVKTYALSAYTENQEWAEMFLAELTNEENALKMFEAYNEIPPVAALESNETITSNEVAKAVFDQATNAIPMPNIPEMGQVWEPMAQALQLVATGKQDAQKSADDAVKVIEQQIQANNQ